Within the Flavobacterium sp. N502536 genome, the region ACTCGATGATTTACTCTGATGGTGCAGGTGCTTCAATTTTAGAAGCTTCTGAGGATGAAGCCGGATTACTATCGTACGAGAGCGCTACTTTTGCTAATGACGAAGCCAACTATCTGTACTTTGGAAAATCATACAACCCCGATTTAGATCCGGACATTAAATACATCAAAATGTACGGGCGCAAGATTTACGAATTTGCTTTAAGTCAGGTGCCATGTGCTATGAAAAGCTGCTTAGACAAAAGCGGAATCGCTATTGACGAAGTGAAAAAAATTCTGATTCACCAGGCCAATGAAAAAATGGACGAGGCCATTATTGCCCGATTCTATAAACTATACGACAAAACACCTCCTGAAAATGTTATGCCAATGTGCATTCACGATTTAGGAAACTCCAGTGTTGCTACAGTACCCACTCTTTACGACTTATTGATTCAGGGTAAACTGGAAAACCATGAAATAAACAAAGGAGATGTTGTTATTTTTGCCTCTGTCGGAGCAGGAATGAACATCAATGCATTTGTTTACAGATATTAGATATTAGTCTCAGTCTTCAGTCGCAGTTCGCAGTCAACTGAATACTGAAACCGAATACTGAGACTGAGACTGAGACTGAGACTGAGACTGAGACTGAGACTGAGACTGCATACTAAAAAAGTCCGCATTATAAGATGCGGACTTTTTTAGTATATTTGTGCCCTAATTATAAATCAAGAACGAGAGATTGTTTCGTTCCTCGCAGCGACTATGTACGAAAAAACGTTTCCGAATAAAAGATTCAAACTTACTTTAGAGTTTTTACAAAAACACGTTAAAACATCAGAAACCATTTTTGATTTTGGTGTATCAAATCCATTCTCTAAAATAATGGAAGAAAATGGTTATACTGTAAAAAATACAAAAGGCGAAGATTTAGACAACGATCAAACGGCTTTGCAAACGGAAGAATATACTGTTTTTACCGCATTTGAAATCTTCGAACACTTACTAAATCCTTACACCATTTTACAAAACGTAAAATGTGACAAGTTGTTAATATCAATTCCATTGCGTTTATGGTTTTCATCGGCGTATCGTTCTAAGACCGATATGTGGGACAGACATTATCATGAATTTGAAGACTGGCAACTGGACTGGCTTTTAGAAAAAACAGGCTGGAAAATAACCGACCGTCAAAAATTTACACATCCGGTAAAAAAGTTTGGATTCAGACCTTTACTAAGATATTTTACGCCAAGATATTATATTGTTGTAGCGGAAAAAATAAAAGCCTAAAGTCAAATTCCAATAAAAAAATTCCAAATTCCAATTAAGCAGTTTTAATTGGAATTTGGAATTTAAATTGAAAATTATGAAGTATTATATCGTCATTCCGGCTCACAACGAACAAGATTTAATTGGCCTGACCTTACAGTCTTTGGTTTCACAAACTGTTTTACCTTCAAAAATTGTAGTGGTAAATGACAATTCAACGGATAGGACAGAAGAAGTTGTATTGGGTTTTGCAAAAGATCATCCTTTTATTTCTATTGTCAATAAAACGTCAGACTCGATTCATATGCCCGGAAGCAAAGTGATTCAGGCTTTTCAAAAAGGTTTTGAAACTTTGGATTCAGCATATGATATTATCGTAAAAATAGATGGTGATCTCATTTTTCCTGTCAATTACTTCGAAACAATTATCGCCCATTTTCAATCGGATTCGAAAATTGGAATGGCAGGAGGTTTTTGTTACATTGAAAAAAATGGTGACTGGGTTCTCGAAAATCTTACCGACAAAGATCATATTCGTGGCGCATTAAAGGCATATCGCAAAGCTGCTTTTCAGCAAATTGGAGGTTTAAAACCTGCTATGGGCTGGGACACTGTAGACGAATTACTTTGTAAATATTACGGATGGAAGATCGTTACCGACGCTTCTTTACATGTAAAACATCTTAAACCAACCGGAGCAAATTACAACAAAACTGCCCGATACAAACAAGGTGAAGCTTTTTTTACTTTAGGATACGGCTTTTGGATTACGGCAATTGCATCGGCTAAACTGGCCATGATGAAGAAAAAACCGTTCCTCTTTTTTGATTATATCCGAGGATTCTGGAAAGCAAAAAGAGCCAAAACGCCACTACTGGTTACCCCTGAACAAGCTAAATTTATTAGAAATTATCGCTTTCAAAAAATGAAAGAAAAGTTAATTTGATCCGGAAAACAACCGAAAAGACTTAACTCATACCCCAAAACTCATAACTTCTTTTTACCTTAGCCAATATTTGTAAAACTATGATGCTAATTCGTTACTTATCCCAAATTGGGAGATATTTTTTAATGCTGAAAGAGATTTTCAATAAACAGACCAAATGGCCTGTTATGCGACAATTAATTTTTAAAGAAATTGATGATTTAATTATTGACTCTTTAGGTATCGTTTGCTTTATCTCTTTCTTTGTTGGAGGTGTTGTCGCGATTCAAACCGCTTTAAACTTAACTAATCCGTTAATCCCAAAATATTTAATTGGTTTTGCTACACGTCAATCTGTAATTCTGGAGTTTGCTCCTACTTTTATTTCGGTAATTATGGCCGGAAAAATGGGATCGTTTATTACCTCAAGTATCGGTACTATGCGTGTTACAGAACAAATCGATGCATTGGAAGTTATGGGTGTAAACTCTCTTAACTATCTGGTTTTCCCTAAAATTATTGCTTTACTATTGTATCCTTTTGTAATTGGAATCAGTATGTTTTTAGGAATTTTTGGAGGATGGCTTGCAGGTGTTTACGGAGGTTTTACTACCAGTAATGACTTTATCATTGGTGCGCAAATGGAATTCATTCCTTTTCACATCACTTATGCTTTTATTAAAACTTTAATATTTGCCATGCTGTTGGCTACCATACCTTCTTTTCACGGTTATTACATGAAAGGTGGGGCTCTTGAAGTAGGTAAAGCCAGTACAGTATCGTTTGTTTGGACTTCGGTTTCAATCATTCTTTTTAATTATATACTAACACAATTGTTACTAGGATCATGATAGAAGTAAAAAATTTAGAAAAATCATTTGGCGACAGCAAGGTTCTGAAAGGTGTTTCGACAGTTTTTGAAACTGGAAAAACCAACCTGATTATTGGGCAAAGTGGATCCGGAAAGACCGTTTTATTAAAAAGTCTGTTAGGAATTCACACTCCCGATAAAGGAACTATTTCCTTTGATGGCCGTGTGTATTCAGAACTGGATCCGGATGAAAAAAGAGAGTTAAGAACGGAAATCGGAATGGTTTTTCAGGGAAGTGCTTTGTTTGATTCGATGACCGTTGAAGAGAATGTTGCGTTCCCGTTAAAAATGTTTACCAACGACAATAAGGCTAAAATCAAAGAACGTGTTGATTTTGTACTGGAAAGAGTAAACTTAATTGACGCCCATAAAAAATTACCTTCTGAAATTTCAGGAGGAATGCAAAAGCGTGTGGCGATTGCCCGTGCGATTGTAAACAATCCAAAGTATTTATTTTGCGACGAACCCAATTCAGGTTTAGATCCAAATACCTCTACTCTGATTGATAATCTGATTAAAGAAATTACCGAAGAATACAACATTACTACGGTGATCAACACCCACGATATGAACTCGGTAATGGAAATTGGTGAAAATATCGTATTCCTAAAAAAGGGTCTAAAAGCCTGGCAAGGAACCAAAGAAGAAATCTTTAGAACCGATAACGAAGCGATTGTAAAATTTGTTTACTCTTCAAATCTGTTTAAAAAAGTAAGAGAAGCTTATTTGAAAGGATAAGGCTTTTAAATTCCAAATCCCAAACTCCAAATTCCAATTTCTGGTGGGAAACTCAATAAAAAAATTCCAAATTCCAACTGCATAAGTATTGGAATTTGGAATTTATTTTTTATTGGAATTTTCTTTTAATGCATTAACTCCACTTCCGCATTTGGATTAAACAGATAGGTTTTTCCCGAGCTAATTTCAATACATTCAAAACGCTTGGTTCTAACGGCCAATTTCTTGAATACTTTACCGTTTTTAATCCTGAATACACTTCCGTAGGGAATCTCAAAGATATAGCTCTTATCGTTGGCTGCATCGTATTGTTTTAGAGCCAAAGACAAAGTGGTATCGGTATCACTACTTGCCGAAGGATTTTTAAAATGTCTTGCCAACAAAGGCAATAATGAACCCGGGAAAATTTCGGGACGAATAAAAGGAACCATCATCCTTTGAAAAGTAAACTTCCATTCATTCCCATGCGGTTTTATATTTCTTCCAAATTTCTCAAAGGCAACCAAATGTGAAATCTCATGAATGAGCGTAATCAAAAAGCGATATTTATTCAAACTCGCATTCACCGTAATTTCATGCTTACCGCTTGGCCCTCTTCTGTAATCCCCATGACGCGTCTGTCGCTCATTGACGATTTTCAGATGAACCTGATTGGCAACAATCAAATCAAAAACAGGCTTTACGGCATGCTCCGGTATATATTTAGCTAAAGTTTCTCTCACTTTAAGTTAAATGTTATTTGTAAAAAGTTAGAAGTTTTCTTCAATTTGGAATTTAAAATTACGGATTCGTTGAGGAAACTTCCAGCACCTTTCCGTTGAAATATTTATTTCCGTTGAGTGTAAAATCATTGATGTAGGTTGCCATTCCTTCGGCAGAAATTGGCGCCTGATAACCCGGGAAGGCTTCGTTTAACATTTCGGTCTGAACCGATCCCAGTGCCAGCACATTAAATGAAATTCCTCTTTCTTTGTATTCTTCCGCCAATAATTCAGTTAAAGTAATTACAGCTCCTTTACTGGAACTATAAGCTGCCAGACCTGCAAATTTCAGACTTCCTCTTACCCCTCCAATAGAACTAATGGTTACCACATGACTACCGTTTTGAAGATAAGGAAGACAAATACGCGTTAAGTTAGCAACAGCAAAAACATTTACTTTGTAAATACTTTCAAAATCAGCCTGAGTAGTTTCAGCAAACGGTTTTAACAACAACGCACCGGCGTTATGTACCACTGCATCCACCCTTTTCCAGGAAGAAGAAAGAAACTGATCTACTTCCGCCAGCGCCGTTTCATCTGCCAGATCAACAGACAGACAGCTAATATTTTGATGTTCTAAAAGTGTAGTAGGTATTTTTCTGGAAATCGCCAGAACCTGATGACCTGCATTGGCAAACTGCAATGCTAATTCGTAACCAATTCCACGACTGGTTCCGGTAACAATAATATTTTTCATAAAGCAAAAATAAGCAAATCGAATAAAACGACAGATTAATTATTCATTGTAATTTCTTCCGTTGGTGTAATCGTAATTTTAGTTACTGCCGGTAAAAATTCCTGAATAAAAGAAGTCATATGCGGAATATCCATTACCTTAAATTCATCTGAAACATGGTGATAAAAGTCAAAATTTTCAAAATCAAAAGTACTTATGGACTGACATGGTTTTTTAAATGCCTCATAAAAAGAAAAGTTATCCGATCTGTAAAACAATTTATATTCGGCTTCTTTAGGCAGGAACCCGATTGTTTTTTTACCAGTGTATTCGTTTATTTTTTGGGCCATATTACTTTTATCAAAACCGGTAACATAGGCTAGATAATCCCGTTTCATTGGCACACCAATCATTTCGATATTCAATTGGGTGTACAAATTAAAATTTTGCTTTTTAAGTTTTTGCACCAAACTTTTAGACCCTAACAATCCTTTTTCTTCTCCTGCAAAAAACACAAAAAGAATACTGCGTTTGTTCGATTTTGTTTCGCTAAAATACTTTGCCAACTCTGCAACTGCTGTTACTCCTGAAGCATCATCATTAGCACCATTAAAAACAACATCCGGCTGTTGTTTTTTCTCCAGTCCGATATGATCGTAATGCGCACTTAAAACCACGAATTCTTTTTTCAGCACCGGGTCAGTTCCTTCTATAACTCCAACAATATTATAGGCCGGTGTTTTAAAATTGGTGAGGGTATCTCTGTAAGAAACAAAATAAGGTTTCACTTTGTTTTGTTTGAAGAAGTCTTCTAAAAAAACGGCTGCTTTCTCGATTCCTTTTGTTCCGGTTTCACGGCCTTCCATTTCATCTGAAGACAGCTTTTTCAGGAAATCAGACACCTCAGATTCCTTGACTTTATAAGTAACTTCAATAGGTTTTGAATCAGTTGCCGGAGTAGTAGTAGCTACGGAAGGATTCGATTTACAGGCTAAAAAAACAAACGGAAGCAGCAGAAAGTAACGTTTTTTCATAAAGGATGATTTAAATGTGCTTTAGCGGTTAAACTTCTAAAACAGTTGATTTAAAATATTTTTTATACACCTTAAACACCTGAACACTTCCCAACACTATGAAAAAAACCGGAATAAATACAGGCATTACATACTTTGACAATGGATTGTTTTTTGCAAAAAAAGCCTGTAAAATTACAATCAGACTTAACATCCCGAAAAAAATACCAATCAAAGTTCCTGCAATATAATAATATTTTAACTTTCTTTCTATTGTAATATACTCCGCGTTAAGCAAATATAGATTCCAACTCGTCCAGAAAGGCAGCTGTAAAAAATTAAAACAATTTAAAACAACACCAATCACAAATGGCGAATACATTAAATACTCCTGTAAAGCATCATTTGATTTTGCGGTCTGATTATGAAAACCGGAATAGAAAAGAAAAGCGAGAACAAACATAAATCCAACCGCAAAAAAATCAATCATCTTCATCAATTTTTTATTGCGAATGAGTTGTCTGGCAAAAATGAGGGTGAAATAAATGACAAAAATTTCGACAAAAATGACTCCGAACAAAAAAAGAACCAGGTTATTGAGCCCCGATTTGGAGTAAATCTCCAAACCTACTACATTCAAATACCCCAATGGAATTGATCCGATGAAACTCACCAAAAATCCTATTGCGATATTTTTTACTCTTTTCATTTTTAAAAATTTACGATCTTACTGTTTTGTGCCAAATGCAGTCTGTATTCGCGAATGCCTACTTTATAATCGAGATACGGAACTCCTTTTTTATGGTTCTCGGCACTGATTTCGTACATGTATGTAATGTGTCTCGCCAGTTCTTTCCAGGCAAACCAAACCGAGTGTTTCGGATCGTAAATGTGTGTGGGCTCACTTGCCGCTCCGTTTAGTTCTACGACCTGAAATTGCTCTCCGCGCTCTAGTTCTTCAAAAGTATTGTACATGATATCAAAACGTCCGAAGTAAAACTCGGGAACCTTTTTAGCAATTTTATCAATCGTCGCTG harbors:
- a CDS encoding 3-oxoacyl-ACP synthase III family protein, giving the protein MKIKIIGIGSYIPNKEVSNTDFGDHVFLNEDGTPFGYPNEVVIKKFKGITGIENRRYAEDHHTSSDLAFFAAERALENAKIDRETLDYIIFAHNFGDVKSGTHQTDILPSLATRVKNKLGIKNPKCVAYDILFGCPGWIEGVLQANAFIKSGMAKRVLVIGAETLSRVVDDHDRDSMIYSDGAGASILEASEDEAGLLSYESATFANDEANYLYFGKSYNPDLDPDIKYIKMYGRKIYEFALSQVPCAMKSCLDKSGIAIDEVKKILIHQANEKMDEAIIARFYKLYDKTPPENVMPMCIHDLGNSSVATVPTLYDLLIQGKLENHEINKGDVVIFASVGAGMNINAFVYRY
- a CDS encoding SDR family NAD(P)-dependent oxidoreductase, producing MKNIIVTGTSRGIGYELALQFANAGHQVLAISRKIPTTLLEHQNISCLSVDLADETALAEVDQFLSSSWKRVDAVVHNAGALLLKPFAETTQADFESIYKVNVFAVANLTRICLPYLQNGSHVVTISSIGGVRGSLKFAGLAAYSSSKGAVITLTELLAEEYKERGISFNVLALGSVQTEMLNEAFPGYQAPISAEGMATYINDFTLNGNKYFNGKVLEVSSTNP
- a CDS encoding methyltransferase; amino-acid sequence: MYEKTFPNKRFKLTLEFLQKHVKTSETIFDFGVSNPFSKIMEENGYTVKNTKGEDLDNDQTALQTEEYTVFTAFEIFEHLLNPYTILQNVKCDKLLISIPLRLWFSSAYRSKTDMWDRHYHEFEDWQLDWLLEKTGWKITDRQKFTHPVKKFGFRPLLRYFTPRYYIVVAEKIKA
- a CDS encoding ABC transporter ATP-binding protein; amino-acid sequence: MIEVKNLEKSFGDSKVLKGVSTVFETGKTNLIIGQSGSGKTVLLKSLLGIHTPDKGTISFDGRVYSELDPDEKRELRTEIGMVFQGSALFDSMTVEENVAFPLKMFTNDNKAKIKERVDFVLERVNLIDAHKKLPSEISGGMQKRVAIARAIVNNPKYLFCDEPNSGLDPNTSTLIDNLIKEITEEYNITTVINTHDMNSVMEIGENIVFLKKGLKAWQGTKEEIFRTDNEAIVKFVYSSNLFKKVREAYLKG
- a CDS encoding SprT-like domain-containing protein, giving the protein MRETLAKYIPEHAVKPVFDLIVANQVHLKIVNERQTRHGDYRRGPSGKHEITVNASLNKYRFLITLIHEISHLVAFEKFGRNIKPHGNEWKFTFQRMMVPFIRPEIFPGSLLPLLARHFKNPSASSDTDTTLSLALKQYDAANDKSYIFEIPYGSVFRIKNGKVFKKLAVRTKRFECIEISSGKTYLFNPNAEVELMH
- a CDS encoding MlaE family ABC transporter permease, whose protein sequence is MMLIRYLSQIGRYFLMLKEIFNKQTKWPVMRQLIFKEIDDLIIDSLGIVCFISFFVGGVVAIQTALNLTNPLIPKYLIGFATRQSVILEFAPTFISVIMAGKMGSFITSSIGTMRVTEQIDALEVMGVNSLNYLVFPKIIALLLYPFVIGISMFLGIFGGWLAGVYGGFTTSNDFIIGAQMEFIPFHITYAFIKTLIFAMLLATIPSFHGYYMKGGALEVGKASTVSFVWTSVSIILFNYILTQLLLGS
- a CDS encoding M20/M25/M40 family metallo-hydrolase, with product MKKRYFLLLPFVFLACKSNPSVATTTPATDSKPIEVTYKVKESEVSDFLKKLSSDEMEGRETGTKGIEKAAVFLEDFFKQNKVKPYFVSYRDTLTNFKTPAYNIVGVIEGTDPVLKKEFVVLSAHYDHIGLEKKQQPDVVFNGANDDASGVTAVAELAKYFSETKSNKRSILFVFFAGEEKGLLGSKSLVQKLKKQNFNLYTQLNIEMIGVPMKRDYLAYVTGFDKSNMAQKINEYTGKKTIGFLPKEAEYKLFYRSDNFSFYEAFKKPCQSISTFDFENFDFYHHVSDEFKVMDIPHMTSFIQEFLPAVTKITITPTEEITMNN
- a CDS encoding glycosyltransferase, producing the protein MKYYIVIPAHNEQDLIGLTLQSLVSQTVLPSKIVVVNDNSTDRTEEVVLGFAKDHPFISIVNKTSDSIHMPGSKVIQAFQKGFETLDSAYDIIVKIDGDLIFPVNYFETIIAHFQSDSKIGMAGGFCYIEKNGDWVLENLTDKDHIRGALKAYRKAAFQQIGGLKPAMGWDTVDELLCKYYGWKIVTDASLHVKHLKPTGANYNKTARYKQGEAFFTLGYGFWITAIASAKLAMMKKKPFLFFDYIRGFWKAKRAKTPLLVTPEQAKFIRNYRFQKMKEKLI